One stretch of Aquimarina sp. Aq107 DNA includes these proteins:
- a CDS encoding AraC family transcriptional regulator, producing MTFYERKISRIKSNHYSNDIQIETVIATRNFINNNFDQELNLDFLSDALFTSKYHLLRLFKRYYGLTPRQYLIDKRIEKSKENLRNGISVTETCFSVGFKSLGSFSTLFKNKTGKSPSEFRKEQFSRSKFELKS from the coding sequence ATGACATTCTACGAAAGAAAAATTAGTCGAATAAAAAGTAATCATTATTCAAATGATATACAGATAGAAACTGTGATAGCAACCCGCAACTTTATCAACAATAATTTTGACCAAGAATTGAATTTAGATTTTTTATCAGATGCACTGTTTACTTCTAAATATCACTTATTACGACTTTTCAAGAGGTATTACGGACTAACTCCAAGGCAATACTTAATCGATAAACGAATTGAAAAGTCAAAAGAGAATTTAAGGAATGGAATCTCTGTAACTGAAACCTGTTTTTCAGTTGGATTTAAAAGTTTAGGATCATTCAGTACATTATTTAAAAATAAAACAGGAAAGTCGCCAAGTGAATTTCGAAAAGAGCAATTTTCGAGAAGTAAATTTGAATTAAAGTCCTGA
- a CDS encoding MBOAT family O-acyltransferase, with the protein MVSLNNYVKKRNGVPLGHPKSLGNMFKRSLGANSFDLFWVHWNPIWNYYLNKYIYKPLKRVCHSYVALVLTFGFSGFVHDLAGLLIYTELSFLFTIWFIIMGVLAAVFKRNKIYYKTQKKEVNYGFNVILIVSSFLLAKCILNGIYFFNT; encoded by the coding sequence ATGGTATCTTTAAATAACTATGTAAAAAAGCGAAATGGTGTTCCTCTTGGACATCCAAAGTCTTTGGGAAATATGTTTAAAAGGTCCTTGGGCGCCAACTCTTTTGATTTGTTTTGGGTACACTGGAATCCAATATGGAACTACTATCTCAATAAATATATTTATAAACCATTAAAAAGAGTATGTCATTCGTATGTAGCTCTGGTCTTAACGTTTGGTTTTTCAGGATTTGTACACGATTTAGCTGGTCTTTTAATTTACACAGAATTATCTTTCCTATTTACCATTTGGTTTATAATTATGGGAGTTTTAGCAGCTGTTTTTAAAAGGAATAAGATTTATTATAAAACACAAAAGAAAGAAGTTAACTATGGTTTTAATGTAATATTAATTGTCAGCAGTTTTTTACTAGCAAAGTGCATACTAAATGGAATTTATTTTTTTAATACGTAA
- a CDS encoding DUF998 domain-containing protein, whose amino-acid sequence MNNKITFFIGILGVSLFVVSSILGGFLIENYNIFSQYISESYAIDTKYGIFFRIFGYIPSGILIALFCFLGVRYFPPSKLLKIGFRGIGIFYGLATVVVGIFPCDSGCNKELIDPSSSQLIHNFVGILTYLFVPVFMILIGFELKKGLNNTFSLQSIVFGAISMLLVYILVSNSKSEYIGLYQRMVELVFVIWVIFCAIVIKNKKPISNKGYN is encoded by the coding sequence ATGAACAATAAAATCACTTTTTTTATAGGAATACTAGGAGTTAGTCTTTTTGTAGTCTCTTCTATTTTAGGTGGATTTCTAATTGAAAATTATAACATATTCAGTCAATATATAAGTGAATCTTATGCAATTGATACTAAATATGGAATTTTTTTTAGAATATTTGGTTATATTCCAAGTGGTATTCTTATTGCTTTATTTTGCTTTCTTGGAGTGAGATATTTTCCACCGTCTAAACTACTCAAAATAGGATTTCGCGGAATCGGAATATTTTATGGGTTAGCTACAGTAGTTGTTGGAATATTTCCTTGTGACAGTGGTTGTAATAAAGAATTAATTGATCCTAGTTCTTCTCAGCTAATTCATAATTTTGTGGGTATACTAACTTATTTATTTGTTCCTGTTTTTATGATTTTAATTGGATTTGAATTAAAAAAAGGGCTCAATAATACGTTTTCTTTACAATCAATTGTATTTGGCGCAATTAGTATGTTGCTTGTATATATATTAGTTTCTAACTCAAAATCTGAATATATCGGACTTTATCAAAGAATGGTAGAGTTGGTGTTTGTTATATGGGTAATCTTTTGTGCTATTGTAATAAAAAATAAAAAACCAATAAGTAACAAGGGCTATAATTAA
- a CDS encoding DUF4386 domain-containing protein — protein sequence MAIVLYYYVKYNTMKAMAKASGIAYLLIFISGFYANFAILENLVDLDNSEQTTLNIINDSIQFRHGLIAFFIMLISDVFLIWSLFKITEPTQKIVPYIASLFRGLHASFFIIALTKLFEVYKITSRSINSEELQNSVIYLLSNFDKLWTIGLLFFGAHLVMLGFLAFKSNYIPKFIGVLLVLAALGYFIDGFSKLFLPSYHEYQSYFQAIVVFTGVIGELSFTIWLLVKGFSQKTFNVWYL from the coding sequence ATGGCTATAGTTTTGTATTACTATGTAAAATACAACACTATGAAAGCAATGGCTAAAGCTTCGGGGATTGCATACCTCTTAATTTTCATTTCCGGTTTTTACGCAAACTTTGCAATTCTAGAAAATCTGGTAGATTTAGATAATAGTGAACAAACAACCTTGAATATTATAAATGATTCCATTCAATTTAGACATGGGTTGATTGCTTTTTTTATAATGTTAATTTCAGATGTGTTTTTGATCTGGTCATTATTTAAAATCACAGAACCAACTCAAAAAATAGTACCATATATAGCCTCCTTATTTAGAGGTTTACACGCTTCATTTTTTATAATTGCTTTAACTAAATTATTTGAGGTTTATAAAATTACATCTCGATCAATAAATTCGGAAGAATTACAAAATAGTGTCATTTACTTACTGTCTAATTTCGATAAGCTTTGGACGATTGGACTGCTATTTTTTGGTGCGCATTTAGTGATGCTTGGTTTTTTGGCTTTCAAATCTAATTATATACCAAAATTTATTGGTGTTTTATTAGTGCTAGCGGCTTTAGGTTACTTTATTGATGGATTTTCAAAACTATTTTTACCTAGCTATCATGAATATCAATCTTATTTTCAGGCAATTGTTGTTTTTACTGGTGTAATTGGTGAGTTGTCATTTACGATTTGGTTATTGGTTAAAGGCTTTTCACAAAAAACTTTTAATGTATGGTATCTTTAA
- a CDS encoding nuclear transport factor 2 family protein, whose translation MKTLIKILIISILILFTTTQTIAQHVTKTHKDSLEIGVQKYYDVNLKTFQANSTIKDIDIIFELFTDDFTYVHPKYGGIYSREDLYNGYIRNQKNGAYNGEIVDIKIENKIVGLNVVVVKRSYMLKNNGRIEEGEPQVTLFEFRKGKISKIFEYW comes from the coding sequence ATGAAAACACTTATTAAAATATTAATAATCTCAATACTCATACTTTTTACAACAACTCAAACTATAGCGCAGCATGTTACTAAGACGCATAAGGACTCATTAGAAATTGGAGTTCAAAAATACTATGATGTAAACCTTAAGACATTTCAGGCTAATTCAACAATAAAAGATATTGACATAATTTTTGAACTTTTTACTGATGATTTCACCTATGTTCATCCAAAATATGGAGGTATTTATTCTAGAGAAGATTTGTACAACGGTTATATTCGAAATCAAAAAAATGGAGCGTACAATGGAGAAATCGTGGATATTAAAATAGAAAATAAAATTGTTGGACTCAACGTTGTAGTGGTTAAAAGAAGCTATATGTTAAAAAACAATGGAAGGATTGAAGAAGGAGAACCGCAAGTGACACTTTTTGAATTTAGAAAAGGTAAAATCTCTAAAATATTTGAATATTGGTAG
- a CDS encoding sugar phosphate isomerase/epimerase: MKNRIGLNILVFSVVFLFSCTKAVEYSFKVDEVSPWCILGFDSLDRTPKERIAMLNEMGFTKYGFNKGKGDLSTMKEEFKLARENDIEITSIFLWLNSKRDSIGKLSSSNQELLRNLKEVEYKPTIWVSFSDNFFEGKNQEQSLQLSIEMIKYIKAKADEVGCKMALYNHRGWFGNPHHQIEILKQLNEKSLTMVYNFHHAQEYVDEFPEIVKKMKPHLSYVNLSGVKKEGPEILPIGKGDYEYEMIKSLLDEGYNGPWGILGHVKTEDVQKVLTRNMEGLKLINSKHKRHSSFLH, from the coding sequence ATGAAAAATCGAATCGGATTAAATATTTTAGTTTTTAGTGTGGTATTTCTTTTTTCTTGTACCAAGGCTGTAGAATATTCTTTTAAAGTAGATGAAGTATCTCCTTGGTGTATATTGGGGTTTGATTCTTTAGATAGAACTCCGAAAGAGCGAATTGCAATGTTAAATGAAATGGGATTTACAAAATATGGTTTCAACAAAGGCAAAGGAGACTTGAGTACAATGAAAGAAGAATTTAAGTTGGCTAGAGAAAATGACATTGAAATAACCTCTATTTTTCTTTGGCTAAATTCCAAAAGAGACAGTATCGGAAAATTGAGTTCATCTAATCAAGAGTTGCTACGTAATCTCAAAGAGGTAGAATATAAACCAACGATATGGGTTAGTTTTAGCGATAATTTTTTTGAAGGGAAAAATCAAGAGCAATCATTACAATTGTCTATTGAAATGATTAAGTATATAAAAGCAAAAGCAGATGAAGTAGGTTGTAAAATGGCTCTTTATAATCATCGTGGTTGGTTTGGGAATCCTCATCACCAAATAGAGATTTTGAAACAATTGAACGAAAAGTCGCTGACTATGGTATATAATTTTCATCATGCTCAAGAATATGTTGATGAATTTCCTGAGATTGTAAAAAAAATGAAGCCCCATTTATCATATGTAAATTTAAGTGGTGTGAAAAAAGAAGGACCTGAAATCTTACCAATTGGTAAAGGTGATTATGAATACGAAATGATCAAGAGTTTATTAGATGAGGGATATAATGGACCATGGGGGATTCTTGGGCACGTTAAAACAGAGGATGTACAAAAAGTACTAACTCGAAATATGGAAGGGTTAAAATTGATTAATTCTAAACATAAAAGGCATTCTTCTTTTTTGCATTGA
- a CDS encoding Crp/Fnr family transcriptional regulator — protein MFSEIVELIRKAIEISDEEAKIVEDCIPIKTFEKGTILLKEGQVSRESYQNLSGLVRKYYIIDGNEVTTNFYEEGTSIASFTSLHQQSPAKHYFECIEDCKLAVLNKDKEKELIEKVPKYEALCRTSVEEDLGKQQDSLAAYLISSPEQRYVSLLNDKPKLLNRVPLYYLASYIGVKPESLSRIRKRIMKNRS, from the coding sequence ATGTTTAGTGAAATAGTAGAACTTATTAGAAAAGCAATAGAGATTTCTGATGAAGAAGCTAAAATAGTTGAAGATTGTATTCCAATCAAAACCTTTGAGAAAGGGACAATATTATTAAAAGAAGGTCAAGTCTCAAGAGAATCATATCAAAATTTATCTGGATTAGTTCGTAAATATTATATCATTGATGGCAATGAAGTAACAACTAATTTTTACGAAGAAGGCACATCGATCGCTTCATTTACAAGTCTACATCAACAATCTCCTGCTAAACACTATTTTGAATGTATAGAAGATTGTAAACTAGCTGTTTTAAATAAGGATAAAGAAAAGGAGCTTATAGAAAAAGTGCCAAAGTATGAAGCCTTGTGTAGAACTTCAGTAGAAGAAGATTTGGGAAAACAACAGGATTCTTTGGCTGCTTATTTAATTTCTTCACCCGAACAACGCTACGTAAGTTTACTTAATGATAAACCAAAGCTTTTAAATAGAGTTCCATTATATTATTTAGCAAGTTACATCGGTGTAAAACCAGAATCATTAAGTAGAATTAGAAAAAGAATTATGAAAAATAGATCCTAA